A genomic region of Spirochaetota bacterium contains the following coding sequences:
- a CDS encoding flagellar biosynthesis anti-sigma factor FlgM, producing MVIDKIGNINNTIDSKNTKSISKGTETKKSDSIEISSEGKKAAEIAKYTSIVRETPDIRRDKVNEIKEQIKEGKYDKFNDNKVLEMVADKIAKNLLRNS from the coding sequence ATGGTTATAGATAAAATTGGAAATATCAACAATACTATTGATTCTAAGAATACAAAATCCATTTCGAAAGGAACAGAGACCAAAAAGAGTGACTCAATTGAGATCTCATCAGAAGGTAAAAAGGCTGCAGAGATTGCAAAATATACAAGCATTGTAAGAGAGACACCTGACATCAGAAGAGACAAAGTGAATGAGATCAAGGAGCAGATAAAAGAGGGCAAATACGATAAATTCAACGATAACAAGGTTCTTGAAATGGTTGCTGATAAAATAGCTAAAAATCTATTGAGAAATAGTTAA
- a CDS encoding iron-containing alcohol dehydrogenase, whose translation MKGGIFPDFHIPTEIYIKKNIIADIGKLINNYGSKVVLVTTTTDFAKFSDTIESISKNISNHDCGCIIYDEIPDKPDTEYVDSAVHFIKKTNCDTLIGFGGIESINVAKAASLLTNNHLFCEDLFNYPKVIPPISLITIPTHPIFGFEILPMLYISEIREMKKKCYSDKYLFPKATIIDSQIATATDDETTANSAISVLALSTESVISKKTNELINTYALKSMDLVFKNLLNAYREPQDPVHRKQLAIASIMSGIAFGVTELSVTLAISLALSSIVDISVDKAMGLILPHVMEYNLTTSSGKYVQMSKIMDENIKDITVIEAAIKAVEGVRKLEIDVDIPQRLSQFDIPKSEMARVAEIAFSYPFIENAPRPLSRDEIETILIAAY comes from the coding sequence TTGAAAGGTGGAATTTTTCCAGATTTTCATATACCAACAGAAATATATATAAAAAAAAACATAATCGCTGATATTGGAAAGTTAATCAATAATTATGGATCAAAGGTTGTATTAGTCACAACAACGACCGATTTTGCAAAATTTTCAGATACAATAGAATCGATCTCAAAAAATATCTCCAATCATGATTGTGGATGTATAATATATGATGAAATCCCAGATAAACCTGATACAGAATATGTCGACTCTGCAGTTCACTTTATTAAAAAGACCAATTGTGATACTCTTATAGGTTTTGGAGGTATAGAATCCATAAATGTAGCCAAGGCAGCTTCACTACTCACAAACAATCATTTATTCTGTGAGGACCTTTTTAACTATCCCAAAGTAATTCCCCCTATTTCACTTATAACCATTCCAACACATCCAATTTTTGGTTTTGAAATTTTACCCATGCTTTATATAAGTGAAATTCGTGAGATGAAAAAGAAGTGCTATTCTGACAAATATCTTTTTCCAAAGGCTACTATTATTGATTCACAAATTGCCACAGCCACAGATGATGAAACAACCGCAAATAGCGCAATAAGCGTATTAGCCCTATCTACTGAATCAGTCATTTCAAAAAAGACTAATGAATTGATAAATACATATGCACTGAAATCGATGGATCTTGTATTTAAAAATCTTCTAAATGCCTATAGAGAACCACAAGATCCAGTCCACCGGAAGCAACTTGCCATTGCATCTATAATGTCTGGAATCGCTTTTGGAGTTACCGAACTCTCAGTTACCCTTGCTATCTCTCTTGCATTATCATCTATAGTGGATATTTCAGTTGACAAAGCAATGGGCTTAATTCTCCCACATGTAATGGAATACAACCTCACCACTTCATCCGGTAAGTATGTGCAGATGTCCAAGATTATGGATGAAAATATTAAAGATATTACAGTTATTGAAGCCGCAATAAAAGCTGTTGAGGGAGTAAGGAAACTTGAGATTGATGTCGATATTCCTCAGAGATTATCACAATTTGATATCCCTAAATCCGAGATGGCTAGAGTAGCAGAGATAGCCTTTTCTTACCCCTTTATTGAAAATGCTCCAAGACCATTAAGCAGGGACGAAATTGAGACAATACTAATTGCAGCCTATTAA
- a CDS encoding enoyl-CoA hydratase-related protein has translation MEYDNIIVTKDDDGLATVTLNRPESLNALSSAVADDIRKAANNLRIDDEVRVIIVTGGGRAFAAGADIKELKDATPVGARDWVRNLFDSFEALGKLPKPVIAAVNGMAVGGGCELALACDFIIASDKAKFGVPEIKIGVFPGAGGMYRLVKAVGIRMAKELVFIGDPIDAETAQKIGLVNRVIPADSFIDEVKALARNIANRSSIALKYAKQAIIEGEGSTDPDGVFRDIESLGLIFSTEDQKEGMAAFIEKRTPRFIGK, from the coding sequence ATGGAATATGATAACATTATTGTAACTAAAGATGATGATGGATTAGCCACTGTGACCCTTAATAGGCCTGAATCATTAAATGCCCTTAGTTCTGCTGTTGCGGATGATATTCGGAAGGCTGCTAATAATCTTAGGATTGATGATGAGGTGAGAGTCATTATTGTCACTGGTGGAGGGAGGGCATTTGCTGCTGGCGCTGATATAAAGGAACTTAAGGACGCTACACCTGTGGGTGCTCGGGATTGGGTGAGAAACCTTTTCGATTCATTCGAGGCCCTTGGTAAGTTGCCAAAGCCAGTGATTGCGGCGGTAAATGGTATGGCCGTGGGGGGGGGATGTGAATTAGCATTAGCCTGTGATTTTATAATAGCATCAGATAAAGCAAAATTTGGTGTTCCGGAGATAAAAATTGGTGTTTTTCCTGGAGCCGGTGGCATGTATCGTTTGGTTAAGGCTGTTGGCATTAGAATGGCAAAGGAATTAGTCTTTATTGGGGACCCTATTGATGCAGAGACTGCACAGAAAATTGGTTTGGTTAATAGGGTTATTCCTGCTGATAGTTTTATAGATGAGGTTAAAGCATTGGCTAGGAATATTGCAAATCGGAGCTCAATAGCCTTGAAATATGCTAAGCAGGCGATAATTGAAGGTGAAGGATCTACTGATCCTGATGGTGTTTTCAGGGATATTGAATCACTGGGACTCATCTTTTCAACAGAAGATCAAAAGGAGGGTATGGCAGCATTTATTGAAAAGAGAACGCCTAGGTTTATCGGTAAATAA
- a CDS encoding chemotaxis protein CheW translates to MADKKGRANNSIQIVCFQVENEEYGIEILKVQEILKTPKITTLPKSADYIRGVIDLRGKVIPVVDLSKRFGIESNRNTESKRAIVVNIMGKDLGLAIDSVSHVVRVDESDIEPPPPVIKGISGRYITGIAKVEDTFVVILDIDQIFSSQEIESM, encoded by the coding sequence ATGGCGGATAAGAAGGGTCGAGCTAATAACTCAATTCAAATTGTATGTTTTCAAGTTGAGAATGAGGAATATGGCATTGAAATATTAAAGGTTCAGGAGATATTAAAGACTCCAAAGATAACAACCTTACCAAAATCGGCTGATTATATTAGGGGTGTTATTGATCTTAGAGGCAAGGTCATACCTGTAGTGGACTTGAGTAAAAGGTTTGGCATCGAGTCTAATAGAAATACAGAGAGTAAAAGGGCAATTGTGGTCAACATTATGGGAAAAGATCTAGGCCTGGCAATAGATTCCGTAAGTCATGTAGTTAGGGTTGATGAAAGTGATATTGAACCGCCACCTCCAGTAATAAAGGGAATATCAGGAAGGTATATTACGGGAATAGCCAAGGTCGAAGATACCTTTGTCGTAATACTCGACATTGATCAGATTTTTTCTTCTCAGGAGATTGAATCTATGTAA
- the larB gene encoding nickel pincer cofactor biosynthesis protein LarB, giving the protein MSRDTIIEILNRFKNGKISDDEVLDYIEKLPYEDISFARIDHHRALRWGFPEVIYCPGKTPQQVREIAKKITDRGYNLLATRASQIVFDAVKESLPEAQYNKTGKTITYIKNDIKKIEGRVTIVTAGTSDIPIGNETLETGNILGLDTSIIIDIGVAGIHRVMDHKDELDSSSVIIVIAGMEGALASVIAGMVSSPVIAVPTSTGYGAAFNGLTPLLGMLTSCVPGVAVMNIDNGFGAAFLAFRILNTLNKLETSR; this is encoded by the coding sequence ATGTCAAGAGATACAATAATAGAAATCCTTAATAGATTTAAAAATGGAAAGATCTCTGATGATGAGGTATTAGATTATATTGAAAAACTCCCCTATGAAGATATATCCTTTGCTAGAATTGATCACCATAGGGCGCTTCGATGGGGATTCCCTGAGGTTATTTACTGTCCGGGTAAAACTCCCCAACAGGTCAGAGAAATCGCTAAAAAAATTACTGATAGAGGTTATAACCTTCTTGCCACTAGAGCTTCTCAAATAGTATTTGATGCTGTTAAGGAAAGCCTGCCTGAGGCTCAGTATAATAAAACCGGCAAAACCATCACTTATATAAAAAATGATATAAAAAAAATTGAGGGAAGAGTAACAATTGTAACAGCCGGTACATCAGACATCCCGATTGGGAATGAAACACTTGAGACAGGGAATATACTGGGATTAGATACGTCTATCATTATCGATATAGGGGTTGCAGGTATTCACAGGGTTATGGATCATAAGGATGAACTTGATTCATCCTCCGTGATCATCGTTATAGCCGGTATGGAAGGAGCATTAGCATCAGTTATAGCCGGTATGGTAAGTTCTCCTGTTATTGCTGTTCCCACCTCCACGGGTTATGGGGCAGCCTTCAATGGGCTGACACCCCTCCTTGGCATGTTGACCTCCTGTGTACCGGGTGTCGCTGTTATGAACATCGATAATGGATTCGGAGCTGCGTTTCTTGCCTTCAGGATTCTAAATACCCTTAATAAACTAGAGACATCCAGATGA
- the larC gene encoding nickel pincer cofactor biosynthesis protein LarC produces MSNCIIFDIHQGASGDMLLGSMLALGLDINKLKNELNKLTLPKWDIFSKITVKKGLKGTLIKISYQDDQQVRYLSDIADIIQKNNLSEKIKNNALAVFQKLASAEASVHGTSVDQIHFHEIGAIDSIIDITAFCISLDILKIDSFYFNEFHFGSGSIQSSHGELPIPVPAVLELTKGFKSRLTERRGEIVTPTAAALLTSLGTQINEFLDFVLLKSGIGFGTRDYPVNSLTRSLLINIEDSDIEDIFQIECNIDDLNPQAYPYVIDKIIAQGALDAYFTQIFMKKGRPGILLTIISKNETLDSLKETIYRETTTLGMRIQRISRERLERSIDTIHLDNNLIRIKKGYYKDKVVNIQPEYEDCRKAAEKNDIPLRDIMDKAIFEYCRKHVID; encoded by the coding sequence ATGAGTAATTGCATTATTTTTGATATACATCAAGGGGCTTCTGGCGATATGCTGCTTGGATCGATGTTAGCCCTGGGATTGGATATTAATAAATTAAAGAATGAATTGAATAAACTAACCCTTCCAAAGTGGGATATCTTCTCGAAAATAACTGTCAAAAAGGGCTTAAAAGGCACCCTCATTAAAATATCATACCAGGATGATCAACAAGTTCGATATCTCAGCGACATTGCAGATATTATCCAGAAAAATAATCTCTCTGAAAAAATCAAAAATAATGCACTTGCAGTATTTCAAAAATTAGCAAGCGCAGAGGCATCAGTTCATGGCACTAGTGTGGATCAAATTCATTTTCATGAGATAGGAGCAATAGACAGCATTATAGACATAACCGCCTTTTGTATCTCTTTAGATATCCTGAAAATTGACAGTTTTTATTTCAATGAATTTCACTTTGGTTCTGGCAGTATTCAGTCAAGTCATGGAGAACTCCCAATTCCTGTGCCAGCAGTCCTTGAGTTAACCAAGGGATTCAAATCAAGATTGACTGAAAGAAGAGGGGAGATTGTCACGCCGACTGCAGCAGCGCTACTCACATCCCTTGGCACACAGATAAATGAATTCCTTGACTTTGTCCTCCTGAAAAGCGGTATAGGTTTTGGGACAAGGGATTACCCCGTCAACAGTTTAACTAGATCCTTATTGATCAATATTGAAGATAGCGATATTGAAGATATCTTTCAGATAGAGTGCAATATAGATGACTTGAACCCTCAGGCTTATCCATATGTCATTGATAAAATAATAGCCCAGGGTGCGCTTGATGCCTATTTTACTCAAATATTCATGAAAAAAGGCAGACCTGGTATCCTCCTTACAATCATTTCAAAAAATGAGACCCTGGATTCACTAAAAGAAACAATATATAGAGAAACAACAACATTAGGAATGAGAATTCAGAGGATTAGCCGAGAAAGGCTCGAGAGAAGTATTGATACAATCCATCTTGATAACAACCTTATAAGAATAAAAAAGGGATACTATAAAGACAAGGTGGTCAATATTCAACCCGAGTATGAGGACTGCAGGAAAGCGGCAGAAAAAAATGATATACCTCTCAGGGATATAATGGATAAAGCTATTTTTGAATACTGCCGAAAGCATGTAATTGATTGA
- a CDS encoding DNA photolyase, with protein sequence MKTIEDIKAILFDESESECRIVKRFTSILEDKIFIQYKDENNLIHHLNSLQRGGYSPKEVIILKKYQGRSFQLCPGSQNMICCNYRIINTSFNCIYNCTYCYLNSYLNSFGIMQLTNIEGVYREINDFLKKTHTDRIYRIGTGEFTDSLMIDETTGIGRDLIERMSPFKNVMFELKTKSNNIDHLLNIKERGNAVLAWSLNTERNILRYEKYTAPLLERIEAAKKADEADFYLAFHFDPIIIYNGWEDDYKNTIDLLFKSIDPEKVVWISLGCFRYSPGFKDILRGKFPNEDLTIEEMFPGLDGKFRYLKKKRIEIYRKMKEYINHHTDKPFLYLCMENSEIWNSIFNKYYSSSEELERDFNEHLKINFLSSQ encoded by the coding sequence TTGAAGACCATTGAAGACATTAAAGCAATCTTATTCGATGAAAGTGAATCTGAATGCAGAATAGTAAAGAGATTTACTTCCATCTTAGAGGATAAAATCTTTATTCAATATAAAGATGAAAATAACCTAATCCATCATCTTAACTCTCTACAAAGGGGGGGATACAGCCCCAAAGAGGTTATAATACTGAAAAAATATCAGGGTCGATCTTTTCAACTTTGCCCCGGTTCACAGAATATGATCTGCTGCAACTATAGGATTATAAATACCTCCTTCAATTGCATATATAACTGTACATACTGTTATCTAAATTCCTATCTAAATTCATTTGGAATTATGCAGCTTACGAATATTGAAGGTGTTTACAGGGAAATTAATGATTTTCTTAAAAAAACTCATACTGATCGGATATATAGGATAGGAACCGGTGAGTTTACAGATTCTCTTATGATTGATGAAACGACAGGTATTGGCAGAGATTTGATTGAGAGGATGAGTCCATTCAAGAACGTAATGTTTGAATTAAAGACTAAATCGAATAATATCGATCATCTCCTGAATATCAAGGAAAGGGGAAATGCGGTGCTGGCATGGAGCCTCAACACAGAAAGAAATATTTTACGGTATGAGAAGTATACAGCTCCACTTTTGGAAAGAATTGAAGCCGCAAAGAAGGCAGATGAGGCTGATTTTTACTTAGCTTTTCACTTTGATCCGATAATAATCTACAATGGTTGGGAGGATGATTATAAAAATACTATTGATCTACTCTTTAAAAGCATCGATCCTGAGAAGGTGGTATGGATTTCGTTGGGGTGCTTCAGGTACAGCCCAGGTTTTAAAGATATACTGAGGGGAAAATTCCCGAATGAAGATTTGACTATAGAAGAGATGTTTCCCGGTCTTGATGGAAAATTCAGGTATCTCAAAAAAAAGAGGATTGAAATTTACAGAAAGATGAAGGAATATATAAATCATCATACAGATAAACCCTTTTTATATCTCTGCATGGAAAATAGCGAGATATGGAACTCAATTTTCAATAAATACTATTCCTCATCTGAAGAGCTGGAAAGGGACTTCAATGAACATCTAAAAATCAATTTTCTATCATCTCAATAA